The genomic window TGGTGTATTTTAGCAATATTTTAGATTCAACCAAAATGCGCTCTTGTATGGTAGCAGAGGTAGATTTATTCAGTACTTCCTGTAACGCCTTGTTCAAATGATTGACATGAACAGATAATTTCTCAGCAAAATCGGATGCAGAACGCAAGTTCAGTGTTCCGACATCTTCAACAGGAAACTGACGTTCAAGCAATTCCAGAAATTGAGTCGTAATCTTTTGAGAAGCATTGGTAGCACTCTTCTGAACATTCGCAGCAGGTATTAACTTTTCCGTATTATACAAAAGTTAAAAAACAGACACGCGCATTTTGTCGTATTTGTGCTTGTAATCGGATGTCCATTCGGTAAGCATTTCACGGAACAATTGTGTTGCCCATTCGGCCTGTGTGTCGGTCAGTTCAATAATTGGCAGACCATTCGCCTGAAACACCGAATAGTTTTTCGGATTGCCGAAATGATGAAAAAAGCTCTCCGTAAAAACACAGGAAAATCCGCTTTGGTTGTTGTCAATTTGCTCCCAATTGTAAGGAATCTGCGGATTTGCAAACAGCAAAGCCTGCTTTTTAATTTCTATGGTTTTATCTGAAAAATGCACTTTATTCCTTCCCTGGATAAAGCTTATTTTGTAATAGCCCCTGCGGCTGTATGGGATCGGTTTTATGCTGCAGCCCACCAGGTCATTAAATTTGAACACATTGAAATGTCCAATTTCGCTTTTTAAACTTGTTGGAACTACCTTAAAACGTTCAGCATAAAAATCTTCTAATGTCTCAGCAATCTTCATGGCCCAAAGGTACGAAATTCAAATAATTTAATATTTTAACACACTATATTTCACTTTCACTCAGGATCAGTTGAAATGAAAGGAAAATAACAAGGAAAGATGTTATTGAAATT from Chryseobacterium sp. SORGH_AS_0447 includes these protein-coding regions:
- a CDS encoding AraC family transcriptional regulator, whose translation is MYNTEKLIPAANVQKSATNASQKITTQFLELLERQFPVEDVGTLNLRSASDFAEKLSVHVNHLNKALQEVLNKSTSATIQERILVESKILLKYTNKDISEIAFALGFKEATHFHNFFKKHTRITPSQFRVD